Proteins from one Candidatus Desulfovibrio trichonymphae genomic window:
- a CDS encoding MFS transporter, which produces MRAQQDEKISFRVLISISFAHCLNDTTQFIIIALYPFFKTGFNLSFTELGFLSFAYQMCASVLQPIVGYHADRRPQPYSLPAGMTFTLLGILFMAFSTGYVWLLVASVFLGAGSAVFHPESSRVAYMASAGQYGLAQSIFQVGGNAGQAIGPLIAALFVVTARATQSCALCRHSSSLHCLSCLYKPLDSREKQRGRKTGPRRNNRPAAFRVQAGIGRPLCPDVLKADLYRKYCQLLHLFSDQQIRRESGNFPDLSFSGGRGARHCYRRTCRRPHRAKMGHLGLHTRRGAFALALPYAGLVWTAVLIVLIGFIMASSFSAILVFAQELVPGHIGAVAGLFFGLAFGLGGIGAAVLGKIADSTNIDLVYTICSFLPLVGLLTFFLPGETRKMSKR; this is translated from the coding sequence ATGCGCGCGCAGCAAGATGAAAAAATATCCTTTCGCGTCCTTATATCCATAAGTTTCGCACACTGCCTCAACGACACGACGCAATTCATCATCATCGCCCTTTACCCTTTCTTTAAAACCGGCTTCAACCTGAGTTTTACGGAACTCGGCTTTTTGTCTTTCGCCTATCAGATGTGCGCTTCCGTGCTGCAGCCGATAGTCGGATATCATGCGGACAGGCGCCCGCAGCCGTACTCCCTGCCCGCGGGAATGACCTTTACCCTGCTGGGGATACTGTTCATGGCCTTTTCCACAGGCTATGTCTGGCTGCTCGTCGCTTCAGTGTTTCTTGGCGCGGGATCGGCCGTGTTCCACCCCGAATCTTCCCGCGTGGCCTATATGGCTTCAGCCGGGCAGTACGGTCTGGCGCAGTCCATTTTTCAGGTCGGCGGTAATGCCGGGCAGGCCATCGGCCCGCTTATTGCCGCGCTTTTTGTCGTGACCGCACGGGCAACGCAGTCTTGCGCTCTTTGCCGCCATTCCTCTTCTCTGCATTGTCTCTCTTGTCTTTATAAGCCGCTGGACAGCCGCGAAAAACAGCGCGGCCGCAAAACGGGACCGCGCCGAAACAATCGCCCGGCCGCATTCCGAGTACAGGCGGGCATTGGCCGTCCTCTTTGTCCTGATGTGCTCAAAGCAGATCTATACCGTAAGTATTGCCAACTTTTGCACCTTTTTTCTGATCAACAAATTCGGCGTGAGTCTGGAAACTTCCCAGATTTATCTTTTTCTGGGGGCCGTGGCGCTCGGCACTGTTATCGGCGGACCTGTCGGCGACCGCACAGGGCGAAAATGGGTCATCTGGGTCTCCATACTCGGCGCGGCGCTTTCGCGCTGGCCCTGCCGTATGCGGGGCTTGTATGGACCGCCGTGCTGATTGTTCTGATCGGTTTTATCATGGCCTCGTCTTTTTCCGCCATTCTGGTCTTTGCCCAGGAACTTGTGCCGGGGCATATAGGGGCGGTGGCCGGCCTGTTCTTCGGGCTGGCGTTCGGCCTTGGCGGCATCGGCGCCGCCGTGCTGGGTAAAATAGCGGACAGCACAAACATCGACCTCGTTTACACAATCTGTTCGTTTCTGCCGCTTGTGGGGTTGCTCACGTTTTTTTTGCCCGGCGAAACGCGAAAAATGTCCAAACGATAA
- a CDS encoding nitroreductase family protein, with product MKPYTLALSLSLVIVTAGATVFTSGSFAAEPAEKRIVLPQPAVSGGAPLMDAMSRRKTTRNVSEKQISQQDLSNLLWSAWGINRPDGKRTVPTARNRQEAIVYVALKEGVWRYDAAGNALVQVAETDAASRFGAAPLTLLYAGRADDDAGGMHVGSMYQNVGLYCAAVGLGNVVKSSGRDALNTAINLPSGYKIYIIHSIGWPK from the coding sequence ATGAAACCTTACACCCTTGCTCTGAGTCTCTCTCTTGTGATCGTCACAGCCGGCGCGACCGTTTTTACGTCCGGAAGCTTTGCTGCGGAACCGGCTGAAAAGCGTATTGTTCTGCCGCAGCCCGCCGTCAGCGGGGGAGCGCCGCTGATGGACGCCATGTCGCGGCGCAAAACAACACGCAATGTCAGTGAGAAACAGATTTCACAGCAGGATTTGAGCAATCTGCTCTGGTCCGCATGGGGCATAAATCGCCCGGACGGCAAACGTACCGTGCCCACCGCCAGAAACCGGCAAGAGGCCATTGTTTACGTCGCCCTCAAAGAGGGAGTCTGGCGGTACGACGCCGCCGGGAATGCCCTGGTTCAGGTTGCGGAGACGGACGCAGCGTCCAGGTTCGGCGCCGCTCCGCTGACCTTGCTGTACGCCGGACGCGCCGATGACGATGCCGGCGGTATGCATGTCGGGTCCATGTATCAGAACGTCGGCCTGTACTGCGCCGCTGTCGGACTTGGCAATGTAGTGAAAAGCAGCGGGCGCGACGCGCTGAACACGGCCATCAATCTGCCGTCAGGCTACAAAATATATATCATTCACTCCATCGGCTGGCCCAAATAG
- a CDS encoding metallophosphoesterase → MFIHLPALLIFLYFLYRIILPLKAGNGGKIAAALLLFCLSQQHFFYRCFLGGMASPELPTPALTLLTCIFVWLLFFFVLMLLYDVAALGKKNAAKAAFSPARRQVLTICLAAVPAVYGVRQAVAVPEVHHLEARLPSLPRELDGLSLVQISDLHISSLLPAPRVRTVVEKVNALQPDLVVLTGDMVDGPPDRRAGGAAQLKELRARYGVFGCAGNHEYYADFHAWMKVFPTLGITMLLNNHKVIPIGGQNLVLAGVTDIVAKRYALPMPDISAALAGAPENGFRILMDHRPGGAAVNARAGVDLQLSGHTHGGQILGMTLLVAEYNEGYLSGWYQVGNMRLYVSPGAGLWGGFPVRLGVPSEIAAVTLRAG, encoded by the coding sequence ATGTTTATACATCTGCCCGCTCTACTCATCTTTCTGTATTTCCTGTACAGGATTATTCTCCCGCTGAAGGCGGGCAATGGCGGTAAAATCGCGGCTGCGCTCCTGCTTTTTTGCCTGTCGCAGCAGCATTTTTTCTATCGGTGTTTCCTAGGCGGCATGGCCTCGCCGGAGCTGCCGACGCCGGCGCTGACGCTGTTGACGTGCATTTTTGTCTGGCTGCTGTTTTTTTTTGTTTTGATGCTGCTGTATGATGTCGCGGCCTTAGGGAAAAAAAACGCGGCGAAAGCGGCGTTTTCTCCCGCCAGACGGCAGGTTCTGACAATCTGTCTGGCCGCTGTTCCGGCTGTGTACGGCGTGCGTCAGGCGGTGGCTGTTCCGGAAGTTCACCATTTGGAAGCGCGTTTGCCTTCACTTCCCCGCGAACTGGACGGCCTGTCTCTGGTGCAGATCAGCGACCTGCATATAAGCTCGCTCCTGCCCGCGCCGCGGGTTCGGACCGTGGTGGAGAAAGTCAATGCCCTGCAGCCTGATCTTGTTGTGTTGACGGGCGATATGGTGGATGGTCCGCCTGACCGCCGGGCAGGCGGTGCAGCACAACTGAAAGAGCTGCGCGCGCGATACGGCGTTTTCGGCTGCGCCGGCAATCACGAATATTACGCCGATTTTCACGCATGGATGAAAGTCTTCCCTACGCTCGGCATAACGATGCTGCTCAACAACCACAAGGTCATCCCTATAGGTGGGCAGAATCTTGTGCTGGCGGGCGTCACCGATATTGTGGCGAAGCGCTACGCCCTGCCGATGCCCGACATCAGCGCCGCGCTGGCGGGCGCGCCGGAAAACGGCTTCCGCATTCTTATGGATCACCGCCCCGGCGGAGCTGCGGTCAATGCGCGCGCCGGGGTGGACCTTCAGCTTTCCGGGCATACCCACGGCGGGCAGATACTGGGCATGACGCTGCTCGTCGCGGAGTACAATGAGGGCTATTTGTCCGGATGGTATCAGGTGGGCAACATGCGGCTTTACGTCAGCCCCGGCGCTGGCTTGTGGGGCGGGTTTCCCGTCCGTCTGGGCGTGCCGTCCGAGATAGCGGCCGTCACTCTGCGCGCTGGCTGA
- the gcvPB gene encoding aminomethyl-transferring glycine dehydrogenase subunit GcvPB: MKTIFAKSVPGRGACQVDSADAPAAAHMLPAGLLRIHPPLLPRCSELDVVRHFTGLSQRNYSVDANFYPLGSCTMKYSPKFTEYVASLPGFARLHPLLARLERGEACAQGALQCLYEAERWLCEITGMEAFTLQPMAGANGEFTGVSFMAAYHRAKGRKRAKILIPDSAHGTNPASAALAGFEIISIESRDGMIDPDVLSAVIAEHGDDVAGLMMTCPNTLGLMELHLPRIVAELHGADALLYYDGANMNAIMGKMRVGDAGFDVVHLNLHKTFATPHGGGGPGSGPVGVTARLAPFLPAPRVAVRENGSFYLDDNLPQSIGAMTPFYGNFGVVLKALAYMLRLGGDGLARVAEYAVLNANYLKKRLEDVLDVPFDKLCAHEFVASAPEGLRALDIAKALLERGFHAPTVYFPLIVRECLMAEPTETESRETLDAYVEALREIVAQGKADPRALAEAPRNLPVRRLDETAAARRMVLTEDMG; encoded by the coding sequence GTGAAAACCATCTTCGCCAAATCCGTGCCCGGCCGCGGCGCGTGTCAGGTGGACTCCGCCGACGCTCCGGCAGCCGCCCATATGCTGCCAGCCGGCCTGCTGCGCATTCATCCTCCGCTCCTGCCCCGATGCTCGGAACTGGATGTCGTGCGGCACTTCACGGGACTTTCCCAACGCAATTACAGTGTGGATGCCAATTTTTATCCCCTTGGCTCCTGCACCATGAAATACAGCCCGAAATTTACAGAATACGTTGCCTCGCTGCCCGGCTTCGCCCGGCTGCACCCGCTGCTGGCCCGGCTTGAGCGAGGGGAGGCGTGTGCGCAGGGCGCGCTGCAATGTCTGTATGAGGCTGAACGCTGGTTGTGTGAAATAACGGGCATGGAGGCCTTCACACTGCAGCCGATGGCCGGCGCCAACGGCGAATTCACTGGCGTCAGCTTTATGGCGGCCTATCACCGGGCCAAAGGCAGAAAGCGCGCCAAAATACTGATTCCGGATTCGGCGCACGGAACAAATCCGGCATCAGCCGCTCTGGCGGGTTTTGAAATCATCAGCATTGAATCCCGCGACGGCATGATTGACCCGGACGTTTTGTCCGCGGTCATTGCCGAACACGGTGACGATGTGGCGGGGCTGATGATGACATGCCCGAATACGCTTGGGCTCATGGAACTGCACCTGCCGCGCATTGTGGCTGAACTGCACGGGGCGGACGCCCTGCTGTACTATGACGGCGCCAATATGAACGCCATTATGGGCAAGATGCGTGTCGGCGACGCAGGCTTTGACGTCGTGCACCTCAATCTGCACAAAACCTTCGCCACGCCGCACGGCGGCGGCGGTCCCGGTTCAGGGCCGGTGGGCGTCACCGCGCGGCTGGCGCCTTTTTTGCCGGCGCCGCGTGTTGCCGTGCGTGAGAACGGCAGTTTTTATCTTGACGACAACCTGCCGCAGTCCATCGGCGCTATGACGCCGTTTTACGGGAATTTTGGCGTGGTGCTCAAAGCCCTGGCCTATATGCTTCGCCTTGGCGGAGACGGGCTAGCCCGCGTGGCAGAATACGCCGTGCTCAACGCCAATTATTTGAAAAAACGTCTTGAAGATGTGCTGGATGTGCCCTTTGACAAACTCTGCGCCCACGAATTCGTCGCCTCCGCGCCGGAAGGGCTGCGCGCTCTGGATATCGCAAAGGCGCTGCTGGAGCGCGGCTTTCACGCGCCGACGGTCTATTTTCCGCTGATTGTCAGGGAATGCCTGATGGCCGAACCGACAGAAACGGAAAGCAGGGAAACTCTGGACGCGTATGTGGAAGCCTTGCGGGAGATCGTGGCGCAAGGCAAGGCCGACCCGCGTGCTTTGGCGGAAGCGCCGCGCAATCTGCCTGTGCGCCGCCTGGATGAAACCGCTGCCGCGCGGCGCATGGTGCTTACCGAAGATATGGGATAA
- the gcvPA gene encoding aminomethyl-transferring glycine dehydrogenase subunit GcvPA, with product MPFIPHTPQELREMLAVVGVRSLDDLFADIPPDMRPKHFNLPKGQSEAAVCAMFEKLAAKNRPGMTSFLGAGFYAHHIPKAVDALAGRSEFYTAYTPYQSECSQGTLQAVFEFQTAVSRLLEMDCANASVYDGGTALFEGAMMAVRATRRRALVVDEAVNPVWRAMLATYCAGLQLTIKTIPQKNGMSRSEALSAAVNEDCAAVIVQNPNFFGVVADYAGVFAAARENGAFGIISVYPVMQAVLKTPGEMGADVAVAEGQSLGQPLSFGGPWLGLMSCRKEHTRQLPGRIVGRTTDDDSNTGYVLTLQAREQHIRRAKATSNICSNQALCALRALIHLSLLGPDGLVRQAEHGMALARFAAGRLTALRGVELLNDAPFGNEVAMRLPKDAEGLVAGLMDRGCVPGYPVGRHYPGMENVLLLACTEANSRNQIELLAEELGDML from the coding sequence ATGCCTTTCATTCCCCACACTCCGCAGGAACTGCGGGAGATGCTCGCCGTCGTGGGCGTGCGCAGTCTGGATGATCTGTTTGCCGACATCCCGCCGGACATGCGGCCAAAACATTTCAACCTGCCCAAGGGGCAGAGCGAGGCCGCCGTCTGCGCCATGTTTGAAAAACTGGCCGCGAAAAACAGGCCGGGGATGACATCTTTTCTCGGCGCCGGTTTTTACGCCCACCATATTCCCAAGGCCGTAGACGCGTTGGCCGGCCGCAGTGAATTTTACACCGCGTACACGCCCTATCAGTCTGAGTGCTCTCAAGGCACCCTGCAGGCCGTCTTTGAATTTCAGACGGCTGTCAGCCGCCTGCTGGAAATGGACTGCGCCAACGCCTCGGTGTACGACGGCGGCACGGCGCTTTTTGAAGGGGCCATGATGGCCGTGCGCGCCACACGCCGCCGCGCGCTGGTGGTGGATGAGGCTGTGAACCCCGTCTGGCGGGCCATGCTCGCAACATATTGCGCAGGTCTTCAACTCACGATTAAGACAATTCCCCAAAAAAACGGCATGAGCCGCTCGGAAGCCTTGTCTGCGGCAGTGAACGAAGACTGCGCGGCCGTTATTGTGCAGAATCCCAATTTTTTCGGCGTTGTTGCCGATTATGCCGGGGTGTTTGCAGCAGCGCGGGAGAACGGGGCGTTCGGCATTATTTCCGTCTATCCTGTCATGCAGGCAGTGCTCAAAACGCCGGGTGAAATGGGCGCGGATGTAGCTGTGGCCGAGGGTCAGAGCCTCGGCCAGCCGCTCAGTTTCGGCGGTCCTTGGCTTGGCCTGATGAGCTGCCGCAAAGAGCATACTCGTCAACTGCCCGGCCGCATCGTCGGACGCACAACAGACGACGACAGCAACACCGGCTATGTGCTGACCCTCCAAGCGCGTGAGCAGCATATCCGCCGGGCCAAGGCCACATCAAACATATGTTCCAATCAGGCGCTCTGTGCCCTGCGCGCTCTGATACATCTGTCTTTGCTTGGGCCGGACGGCCTTGTACGCCAGGCGGAACACGGCATGGCCTTGGCCCGTTTCGCCGCTGGGCGGCTTACGGCTCTCAGGGGGGTGGAACTGCTCAACGACGCGCCGTTCGGCAATGAGGTGGCCATGCGCCTGCCCAAAGACGCGGAAGGGCTGGTTGCCGGGCTTATGGACAGAGGCTGTGTGCCGGGTTATCCCGTCGGTCGGCACTATCCGGGTATGGAAAACGTGTTGTTGCTGGCCTGCACTGAAGCAAACAGCCGTAATCAAATCGAATTGCTGGCCGAGGAACTGGGAGACATGCTGTGA
- the gcvH gene encoding glycine cleavage system protein GcvH: MSNNPTELLYSRTHEWARLEGEEAVIGITWFAQKSLGDITYVELPRAGDRLTAGTEFGSVESVKAASDLISPVNGVVVAVNTALENAPETLNTAPFGDGWLARVKLADNPKDLMAAAAYEAFCAAEKH; the protein is encoded by the coding sequence ATGTCCAACAATCCCACAGAGCTGCTCTACAGCAGGACGCATGAATGGGCCCGGCTGGAAGGCGAAGAAGCCGTGATCGGTATCACCTGGTTCGCGCAGAAATCTCTGGGCGACATCACCTATGTGGAACTGCCGCGGGCAGGCGACAGGCTGACGGCCGGCACGGAATTCGGTTCCGTAGAGTCGGTCAAGGCTGCGAGCGATCTGATCTCGCCGGTCAACGGCGTGGTTGTCGCCGTGAACACGGCGCTGGAAAACGCTCCGGAAACGCTGAACACAGCGCCATTCGGCGATGGCTGGCTGGCGCGCGTCAAACTGGCGGACAATCCGAAAGACCTGATGGCCGCAGCGGCCTACGAGGCCTTTTGCGCCGCGGAAAAACACTAA
- the gcvT gene encoding glycine cleavage system aminomethyltransferase GcvT produces the protein MSALRTPLAAWHETHGAKMAPFAGWLMPIQYEGILIEHEHTRRHAGLFDICHMGEFRIERPGADEALACAVSHNLDTLAPGRCRYGFLLNKEGGVLDDCIVYRFGPDFFMLVVNAACAAGDYAVLRERLPQSVALTDISAGTAKIDLQGPESALVLEGALGENFRDLPYFAFRKTDFHGARLLVSRTGYTGEIGFELYLSPDNVEALWTVLLRDSRVKPAGLGARDTLRLEAGLPLYGHELDERHSPAEANMGRMLTSKADYVGRAGAMTIRERLVPLCLEGRRAARNSDAVTLPDGAPVGRVTSGSFAPSLGCAIAFAWVNAAHAGNEHFVIRAARTGLDARRATLPFYTEGTARRQSS, from the coding sequence ATGTCCGCATTGCGTACTCCCCTCGCCGCATGGCACGAAACGCACGGCGCCAAAATGGCCCCTTTTGCCGGGTGGCTCATGCCCATTCAGTACGAGGGCATTTTGATCGAACACGAACACACCCGCCGGCACGCCGGGCTTTTCGACATCTGCCACATGGGCGAGTTTCGCATTGAGCGGCCAGGCGCGGATGAAGCCTTGGCTTGCGCTGTAAGCCACAATCTGGATACGCTGGCTCCCGGCAGGTGCCGTTACGGTTTTCTGCTCAACAAAGAGGGCGGCGTGCTGGACGACTGCATTGTTTACCGCTTCGGGCCGGATTTCTTCATGCTGGTGGTCAACGCCGCCTGCGCCGCCGGGGATTACGCCGTTCTGCGTGAACGACTGCCGCAATCAGTCGCATTGACAGATATTTCCGCGGGCACGGCCAAGATTGATCTGCAGGGGCCGGAGTCCGCGCTGGTTCTGGAAGGAGCGCTCGGGGAAAATTTTCGCGATCTGCCCTATTTTGCCTTTCGGAAAACAGATTTTCACGGCGCGCGGCTGCTGGTCAGCCGTACCGGCTATACAGGCGAGATCGGCTTTGAACTCTATCTTTCTCCGGACAATGTGGAGGCCCTCTGGACGGTTTTGCTGCGGGACAGCCGGGTCAAACCGGCTGGTCTGGGCGCGCGCGACACCCTGCGCCTGGAAGCCGGCCTGCCCCTCTACGGGCATGAGCTGGACGAGAGGCACAGCCCCGCGGAGGCCAATATGGGCCGCATGCTGACGAGCAAAGCCGACTATGTGGGCAGAGCGGGCGCGATGACAATACGCGAGCGGCTTGTTCCCCTGTGTCTGGAAGGCCGGCGCGCCGCGCGTAACAGCGATGCCGTGACACTGCCGGACGGCGCGCCGGTCGGCCGCGTTACCAGCGGCTCCTTTGCGCCGTCGCTCGGTTGCGCGATTGCCTTTGCCTGGGTGAACGCGGCACATGCCGGAAACGAACATTTTGTGATCCGTGCGGCAAGAACTGGGCTGGATGCCCGTCGCGCGACACTGCCTTTTTATACAGAAGGCACAGCCCGCAGGCAATCGTCATAA
- a CDS encoding lipoate--protein ligase: MEFLTLPSFDPAFNLALEEHLFISLLPRHPGLFLLWQNAPSIIVGRHQCTAEEVNAGFVKRENLQVVRRITGGGAVYHDRGNLNFSFMENARGRTRTDFRRYLLPVQEALADVGVTAEISGRNDLEAEGRKISGSAQLLRQGKALHHGTLLVDVDFERMTEALTADSEKIRSKGISSVRARVGNISEYWAQETTMEKLKICLLRRCARSEARLNPGDRAVAEALAETKYRQWDWNYGASPLYTRKKRERFPWGSVEQRLAVRNGVIESCKIHGDFFATASIEDLEKIFVGRRHDPGALEHALNHLDWETWFSGCDHESMRQFFVEQACSVL, encoded by the coding sequence ATGGAATTTTTGACGCTTCCTTCGTTTGACCCTGCGTTCAATCTGGCATTGGAGGAGCATCTGTTCATTTCTCTGCTGCCGCGCCATCCAGGTCTGTTCCTGCTGTGGCAGAATGCTCCGTCCATCATTGTGGGTCGCCATCAGTGCACTGCCGAAGAAGTGAACGCCGGTTTCGTCAAGCGTGAAAATCTGCAGGTGGTGCGACGGATCACCGGCGGCGGAGCGGTCTATCACGACAGGGGAAATCTTAATTTCTCTTTCATGGAAAACGCACGCGGCAGGACAAGGACTGACTTCAGGCGCTATCTCCTGCCTGTGCAGGAAGCCCTGGCGGATGTGGGGGTGACGGCCGAAATTTCCGGCCGCAACGACCTGGAAGCGGAAGGCCGCAAAATTTCGGGCAGCGCCCAGCTGCTGCGGCAGGGCAAGGCGCTGCACCACGGCACATTGCTGGTGGATGTGGATTTTGAACGCATGACGGAAGCCCTGACCGCCGACTCTGAAAAAATCCGTTCGAAAGGGATATCCTCAGTCCGGGCAAGGGTCGGCAATATTTCGGAATACTGGGCGCAAGAGACGACAATGGAGAAGCTGAAAATCTGTCTGCTGCGTCGCTGCGCCCGGAGTGAAGCGCGCTTGAACCCTGGAGACCGCGCCGTAGCGGAAGCGCTGGCTGAAACAAAGTACCGGCAGTGGGACTGGAATTACGGGGCTTCGCCGCTGTACACCAGAAAAAAACGGGAACGTTTTCCCTGGGGCAGCGTGGAACAGCGTCTGGCTGTGCGCAACGGCGTCATTGAGTCATGTAAAATCCATGGAGATTTTTTCGCAACCGCCTCCATTGAGGATTTGGAAAAAATATTCGTCGGACGCCGGCATGATCCCGGCGCACTGGAACACGCGCTGAACCATCTGGATTGGGAGACCTGGTTCAGCGGTTGCGACCATGAATCCATGCGTCAATTCTTTGTTGAGCAGGCGTGTTCCGTATTATAA
- a CDS encoding TatD family hydrolase — MSHKKTRRIDPLTLALPSGGADSHAHLDGIEFDADREDVLRRAKAAGLDRIGNVFLGPEDFAVRKSMFDGHPEVFFLLGIHPCDGMRCTRQSLAEMRAAFAAAPRLRAVGEIGLDYHWKNCPKELQIKAFVSQLAMARELGMPVALHCREAEDETLCILESRGFQGYPLLWHCFTGGPALADHILGNGWHISLPGPVTYTANEELRKAVARIPADRLLLETDCPYLPPLPWRGSRNEPAFTVFTAHALALARDASPEEVWRTCGDNARRFFGLF; from the coding sequence ATGAGCCACAAAAAGACGCGCCGCATTGATCCCCTGACGCTGGCGCTGCCGTCCGGTGGCGCAGACAGCCACGCCCATCTTGACGGTATAGAATTTGACGCGGATCGGGAAGATGTCTTGCGCCGCGCGAAGGCGGCGGGTCTTGACCGGATAGGCAATGTCTTTCTCGGGCCCGAGGATTTCGCCGTCCGGAAAAGTATGTTTGACGGGCATCCCGAAGTGTTTTTTCTGCTGGGCATACACCCGTGCGACGGCATGAGATGCACGCGGCAAAGCCTCGCGGAGATGCGCGCGGCCTTTGCAGCGGCGCCGCGTTTACGCGCGGTGGGCGAGATCGGCCTGGACTATCACTGGAAGAACTGCCCGAAGGAGCTGCAGATCAAAGCATTTGTCAGCCAGCTTGCAATGGCCCGCGAACTCGGCATGCCTGTGGCGCTCCACTGCCGCGAAGCCGAGGATGAGACGCTGTGCATATTGGAATCACGGGGTTTTCAGGGCTATCCCCTGCTCTGGCACTGTTTTACAGGCGGCCCGGCCCTTGCCGACCACATTCTCGGCAACGGCTGGCATATTTCTCTGCCCGGCCCTGTGACATACACAGCCAATGAGGAATTGCGCAAGGCCGTGGCCCGCATTCCGGCCGACCGCCTGTTGCTGGAGACCGACTGCCCTTACCTCCCGCCCCTGCCCTGGCGCGGCAGCCGCAATGAACCGGCTTTCACCGTGTTCACGGCGCATGCTCTGGCCTTGGCGCGCGACGCAAGTCCGGAAGAAGTGTGGCGGACATGCGGGGACAACGCGCGGCGTTTTTTCGGCCTGTTTTGA
- a CDS encoding UDP-glucuronic acid decarboxylase family protein, producing the protein MHLRKRVLVTGGSGFLGSHLCGRLLNQGHEVLCADNFFSSARANVEHLMDNRRFELIRHDVTFPLYVEVDEIYNLACPASPVHYQHDPVQTIKICVHGAINMLGLAKRLTARIYQASTSEVYGDPEVHPQTEDYWGRVNPNGIRSCYDEGKRCAEALFFAYWRQSALPVKVGRIFNTYGPRMHPNDGRVVSNFIMQALKNAPVTIYGNGSQTRSFCYVDDLVECMLRFMDSPDDFVGPMNMGNPVEFSVMELAEKVIDITGSRSPIVCEPLPRDDPKQRRPDIALAREKLGWEPAVPLAEGLKKTVAYFEKMLHSGM; encoded by the coding sequence ATGCATCTGCGCAAACGCGTTCTGGTCACCGGCGGTTCCGGCTTTCTGGGTTCACACCTGTGCGGGCGCCTGCTCAATCAGGGCCATGAAGTGCTCTGCGCGGACAATTTTTTTTCCAGCGCCCGCGCCAATGTTGAACATCTCATGGACAACAGGCGTTTTGAACTGATCCGTCATGACGTCACTTTTCCGCTTTATGTGGAGGTGGACGAAATATACAATCTGGCCTGCCCGGCGTCGCCCGTGCACTACCAGCACGACCCCGTGCAGACCATCAAAATCTGCGTTCACGGCGCCATCAACATGCTCGGGCTGGCAAAACGTCTCACGGCACGCATTTATCAGGCCTCTACAAGCGAAGTCTACGGCGACCCGGAAGTACACCCGCAGACGGAAGACTATTGGGGCCGTGTCAACCCGAATGGAATTCGCTCCTGTTACGACGAAGGCAAACGTTGCGCGGAGGCGCTTTTTTTCGCCTATTGGCGGCAAAGTGCGTTGCCCGTCAAGGTGGGCCGTATTTTTAACACCTACGGCCCGAGAATGCACCCCAACGACGGGCGCGTCGTCTCCAACTTCATTATGCAGGCACTGAAAAACGCCCCTGTCACCATCTACGGCAACGGCAGCCAGACACGCTCTTTTTGCTATGTGGACGATCTTGTGGAGTGCATGCTGCGTTTTATGGACTCTCCAGATGATTTTGTCGGCCCCATGAATATGGGCAACCCCGTCGAATTTTCCGTCATGGAGCTGGCGGAAAAGGTGATAGACATAACCGGCAGCCGCTCGCCAATTGTTTGCGAGCCGCTGCCGCGCGACGATCCGAAGCAACGCCGGCCGGACATCGCCCTTGCGCGTGAAAAACTGGGATGGGAGCCTGCTGTGCCGCTTGCAGAAGGCCTGAAAAAAACTGTCGCCTATTTTGAAAAGATGCTGCACTCAGGCATGTGA